The Zalophus californianus isolate mZalCal1 chromosome Y, mZalCal1.pri.v2, whole genome shotgun sequence region taacttataattctttatttctgttaaattGGTAACAAGTTCCTTTCATATCTGATATTCCctgagttttttttccttagtcaATTTAgttaaagttttgtcaatttgtttttattattacaactgttttgtcaatttgtttttactattatCAACTATTcctatatgtatttattatttatttatttactaacttattttaaagattttatttatttatttggcagagagagagagtgagcagcaaagggagaagcaggctccttgctgaggagCCTGACGTAGGACTctatcccaacaccctgggatcatgaaatgagtcaaaggcagatgcttaactgactgagctacatAGGTACCCCTCAATTGTTcctttaattgatttttctgtctttgaCTTATACTCTATTTGATTTATGTGTTCTCTAACTCTATCTTTTTAATTCTGGCAAGAATGAAGTAGTTAATTTCCTGACATTGTAAGAAGACATGGCCTGTGGTGTGAAAACTATGCTCTGAGATATGGCTGGAATTGCAGTAACAATGGGCTGAAGAATAAAGGTTAAGATCATAATCAGTTGTCTGATTTGACTACAGCTCAGGCATTTTTCCTTATGTAAACCTAAGCTCTCACAGTTTTCATCCATCTGGTTTTCACTAGAATTTAAAGCACAATTAATACCAATATCATTCTGAACTTcttcaaaaaaggaagaaagaaagagagagaatggaatattTCCCAACTTATTTTGTGAAACCAACATTAACTTTACACTAATGGCAGACAAACACTTTACTtcaagaaaacagagacagacagagtaACAGAGAGATGGGGTCATGGGCAGTGCTCTCTGGTCATTTGGATCTAAAATAATGGTTGTGTGTGGAGGATGAAATAAGTCTTTatttactcaataaacattatcAATCACCAATTGAATGCCACGCTTTTTTCTAGTTGCTGGGGATTGGAAGATGGATTAGGCATGATTTGAGTGTGATGGGAGAGACAGACCTATGTGGTGAATAGGCATGCAGAACATGAGTTATGTATGTGTTCATTgtcccaacaaatatttatcaagcttCTATTGTGTGAGACACTGAGCTGAGAGATAAGCTATAACTACATTGAGAAGGGCCCCAAAGCATGATCAAGGATTTTTGAAATTACTTCTAGGCAGCTGAGAAATatagaaagtaaaattatttagCTCACATGAAGCAATTTGTAGATACATCTTGCTCAGAAAAGTGGTTATATAGGGTATAGGGTAAAGAAGAAATTGTTCATACTTACTGGAAAAGCACATTAAAATCTTGTGTTAGGAGACTGGCAGAGGAAGGATAAGAATTTAGAAGTAAGCATTTCTCTGGAATTTTAATATCTAAATAATAAAACCCTAGAaaactcagatttttaaataatatgtatcaGGTACATTCCTAGTTTTAGACATCTAACAGAAAGGATTACTAAAAGATAACAGATAAGATTTATGTacaattgggcacctgggtggctcagttaagtgtctgccttcagctcatgtcctggatcttggggtcctgggatcatgccttgagtcaggctccctctccctctgttcctccccactgcttgtacacacacacacacacacacacacacacacacacatactctctctctctcaaataaataaaatctttaaaataaataaacaggggcacctgggtggctctgtcagttaagcctctgccttccactcaggtcatgatcccagggtcctcgcaTCCAtacctgccttgggctccctgctgagcagggagcctacttctcccttgccttctgctgctccctctacttgtgtgcactctctgccgcaaatcaatcaatcaatcaatcaatcaaatctttttaaaaaaaatcatcttttaaaaaaagatttatgcacTGTCTTTCTATGctaataatacatatttacataatgCAAAAAATCAGCTGGTTTCCATCAAATTTTATTTACCATTCAGCTTTGGGAGGAATTTGAATGTAATCATTTTAGATGTACTTGAATTTCCATACTAAAGCAAAGAATAGaccttaaaacttattttaaaaattcatcagtcactctaaacagaaaaagaataatttcttagCATATTATAATCAAATTGAGATGAAATGGGTATATTTAAACAATGGAGgacatttgaaaacaaatgttttcaacaaatgttttcaaaCAAAATGTTTCAAAGACTATATCTTCTTGTTTATTATTGAATCTCTGTGGCAAAATAAATAACTTACACATACTgggcagtcaataaatattgacGGAATAAAGTAATGATCTAGTGCTCTGGCCTAATAAGATGTAGTTGctataaatattgattaaaaatcAGCACAACTAAGgacaatgaccaaaaaaaaagttcaaactcctcaaataaatttaaaaagatattttaaaaattattctatctagcattatattcatatattgaaaataattccaaaacaagcattttaaaaaacatcaatgggggaggggtgcctggttggtcagttggttaagcatctgcatttggctcaggtcatgatcttggggtcctgggataagccccatgtctggctccttgctcagtggtgagtctgcttctccctctccctcttcccctccccactgcttgtgttctctctctctctctcaaataaataaataaaaattttaaaaaagtatcaaagGGGAAAGGGCAATATATACTGAAGCCCATATACGTGAGTCACTATTGGACATAGAAGTgtacataggggcgcctgggtggctcagttggttaagcatatgacttgatttcagctcaggtcatgatcttagggtcgtgagattgggccccatgttgggctccacactggacatggagcttgcttaagattatctccctctcactctgcccctccacactctctctttaaaaatgggGAGACAGGGGGGTGGGAGATACATAAATATGAACATAGAGTGTATAGACCCTGCCCACAAAGTCTCAGTCAAGACAGAGATGGTACTACCTTGACAATATGACTAAAGAGACAAAAGGCTATACAAACatagaaggagaaacagatataagtagtatgcctgatggagaatttaaagcaataatcataaggatactcactgggtttgagaaaagaatgaaagacatTAGTGAGAAACTTACCACCAAGatagaataattaaaaaagaataaatcagagatgaagaatacaataaatgagaTTGGGAACTGAAGTGCtacaatgaacagcaggctggaagaaacaGAGTAATGAATACGTGACCTAAAAGacaaaataagggaaataatgaagctgaacaaaagaaagaaagaaaaattatgtaccacaagaacagacttagggaactcaatgaCCCCATCAAACGTAGTAACATTCATGtaataggaatcccagaagaagagagagaaaagggggcataAAATTTATTAGAGGAAATAGTAGCTGAAAATGTTCCTaatggagggaaggaaacagacatccagatccaggagacacagagaactcatatcaaaatcaacaaaagcaggccaacaacaagatatattgtaattaaatttgcaaaatagagtgataaagaaaaaatcttaaaagcagcaaggcaGAAGAAGTCAGTAACTTACAAAGGAAAACCCATAAGCCTAGCAGCTGGTTTTTTAACAGAAACTTAGCAAGACAGAAGGAAGCGGCAATATATTCAAACTGCTGAATGGGACAAATATGGAGCCAAGAaaactctatccagcaaggctgtcattcagaataagagagataaagagtttcctggaagaacaaaagctaaaggaattcaggaccactgagccagccctgcaagaaatattaaaagggactctttgaatggaaaggaaagatcaaaagtgaaaaagacaagaaaggatcagaaaaatcTCCAGACCACAGCATCaaaacaagtaaaagaaataaaataaaaaatggtggtaaatacatatctatcaataattatgttgaatgtaaatggactaaatgctccaatcaaaagacatagggtgtcagaatggattaagaaacaaaacaaaacaaaaccaaaacccgtccatatgctgcctacaagagactcattttagactgtcagaatggattaagaaacaaaacaaaacaaaaccaaaacccgtccatatgctgcctacaagagactcattttagacctaaagaagcctgcagattgaaagtgagaggatgatGAACCATTCATCATgcaaatagatgtcaaaagaaagccaagtAGCAATGTTTTTATCCTACTTTGGTCTGGGTAGTTTTGACCTCATGGAACGACTTTGAATGTGCTCCCTCCATTCCATTATTTGTAAGAGTTAGATAAAGATTgtcattatgtatatatttgttaatttggtagaattcaccaataaaACCATGCAGTCTTAGGCTTTTCTGtgttgggaaattttttattCCTCATTCAACTTTCATTTGTCTTATTGATCTAAGAAGATTTCCCATTTGTTGGATCCAAGATTCATGATTCAATCATGGTAAtgtgaatttttagaaattatgttttttttctaagttatctgatttgttagtatataattgttTAATATGTTATCACACCATGTATTTCTGTGGTACCTGTtgcattgttttctcttttatttctcattttagtttttgagTCCTCTATTTGCGtcctggtccagtgtgtcattcaaagcccttgtttccttattgaacTTCTAGTTAAAccattgccatttttttaaactagtcaTTCCTTTAAtgttatgttattgtttattctgatctctattttatttatttctgatttttctttgtcatttccttcctctactaaattttaggtaagtttcttctttttctagttccttatgGCATAATGTTATGTATTTGAACTGATTTTCCTAATACAAGCATTTatagtgttaaataaataaataaataataaatattcagcttattatagtaaaagaaaaaaaaagcttccaagacaaaacCTGAGgttcatgaccactaagccatccctgcaagaaatattaaataggaTTCTGGAGtagaaaggagagaccaaagtgATGAAAcatgaaaggaacagagaaaaaaaactccagaaataatgagaaaacaagcaGTACAATGGCATTAAACAAATATCTaccaataatcactttaaatgtaaagggactaaatgctccaatcataGGTGACagactggataaataaattagACTCATTTATAAACTACCTATAATCAtgttagacctaaagacacctgaagattgaaagtgaagggatggagaaaattttatcacacaaatggatgttaaaagaaagctggaatagccaTACTTATAAcagataaactagattttaaattaaagactGTAACGAGGGATagaaagatctaacaattgtaaatatttatgctcccaacttgggagcacccaaatatataaaacaattaatgacaaacataaaagaactcattgataataatacaatatagtagggaactttaacaccccacccactgcaatggacagatcatctaagcagaagatcaataaggaaacaagggctttgaatgacacactggaccagatggacttaacagatatactcagagaatttcatcctaaagcagcaaagTGCAcattttctcaagtgcacatgagacattctccagaagagatcatgtgctgggtcataaatcaggcaTCAACCAGTACGAAAAGatggattattccctgcatattttcagaacacaacactatgaaacttgaagtgaacaagaaaatatttggcaagaacacaaatacatggaggctaaagaacatcttactaaagatgaatgggtcaaccaggaaattagagaagaaataaaaaaaaatacatggaaacaaatgataatgaaaacactcagttgaaacctttgggatgcagcaaaggtggtcctaagagggaagtatacagcattgcaagcctttctcaagaagcaagaaaagtcttaaaaacacaacctaaccttacacttaaaagagctagaaaagaacaacaaacaaaacccaagctagtagaaggaaggaaataataaagatttgagcAGACATAAGTGgcataaaactaaaacaaacaaataaaaacaaaaacaaaacaaagaaaacagaacaaatcaatgaaaacaggagctgtttctttgaaaagaataacaaaactgataaactagCCAGATCcatgaggaagaagagggaagaggaggatgaggagaaagagaaagacccaataaaaaaaatcacaaatgaaagaggagaaacaatGACCAACACCATAAAATACACCACTGTAAGAGACTAGATAAagtatacaccaacaaattggacaaactaaaagaaatggagaaattcctataaacatataaactaccaaaactgaaacaggaataaatagaaaatttgaacacactcataaccagcaaagaaattgaagcagtaatcaaacattttccaacaaacaaaagtccaggcctggatggtttcccagggaaattctaccagacatttaaagaagaattaatacctatttttcttaaactatccataaaatagaaaaggaaggaaaacttcaaaattcattctttgagaccagcattactctgattccaaaaccagatagacacacacacacacacacacacacacacacacacacacacacacacatctaaagatcattatctctgatgaacatagatgcaaaaattctcaacaaaatactagcaaactgaatccaacaatacgttaaaaaaatcatttaccatgatcaagtgggatttattcccaggatgtaacagtggttcagtattcacaaatcaattaatgtgatataccacatcaataagagaaaggataagaaccatatgatcatttaaatAACTGCATTAAAAGCATGTGAAAAAGTACAAGatcgatttttttaaaaaagccttttacAAAATAGGTTTATAGGGACTCTATCTCAACCGAATAagggccatctatgaaaaacccacagcaaacataaTCATTAATGGGGACAgattgagagctttccccccaaATCAGTGACAATGCAAGGAATAAGAATACCACTCTTATTCTCgaaatagtactggaagtcctagcctcagcaatcagacaacaaaatattggatatatacatacatacatacatacatacatacatacataaatgacatccaaattggtaaggaagaagtcagattctcactatttgcagatgacatgatttgatatgtagaaaaccctaaacactccaccaaaacactatgagaactgaaaatgaattcagcaaagttacaggatacaaaatcaatgtatagaggcacctgggtgactcacctggtgatcccagggttctgggatcgagccccacatcaagttccctgctcagtggggagtctgcttctccttctgcctgctgctccccctgcttgtgctctctccctctctctctttctgtcaaataaataaattttaaaaatctttaaaaaaatcaatgtatagaagctttgcatttctatacagcaataatgaaacagcagagacaagctgaggacaaagcacaatcGGACACCCTGaaacctccccccaccacacattCCTGGGTTGGGATATGTGTGCTATTCTTCTAGGAAGCTCCCAACTTTCTTAAcattaatgccttgctagagggaaaacaaccttaacttgacaatggcagtGCTTCAGgaatcttgtaggtcctctttaacatatgaaaaatccttttgaaaatctcccttttccttacctcccccaaccccttgcatataatcagccactcctcacaaccccggggcagcagctctttctgcccatgggtcctgtccctgtgctttaataaaccaccagtttgcaccaaagacgcctcaagaattctttcttggtcattggctctggactccaggatgccgaacctcacctatattctaAAACCACATCAGTATGATAGTTTGTGACAACTTTGTCTGGGTGTAATGTGTTGTAGTGTCCTCTCTTATAACAAGAGTCAATCTTTCCTGGTTGATAAAACTGATAAGGGGATCAATGAGAGTTGAGTTCCTTTTAGAAGATCCAAATTTAGTCAGGTAGGTGACCTCAGAGAAAGCCTCTCTCTGTACTTGGTATTTTTCAAATGCCTTCAGCTGAAAAGTGCTACATTTTGGGGTGACATGTTCTGCTGCCTTTATTACTGAACAATGTACTAAGGTTACATTCTGCAGTAAGGCTCAGGatgctttatgttttattttgtactattttattttccaaaattcactATTCTTTCCAAAGAACTTTAAATTTGGAATTCTTTAAATTGGCCCCATTTGTttagaaacaatagaaaattagTTTACATTGGTCTTGGGGAATTAGTGCTTCTTTGAATGAGATAAACAGTCTTTCTcctgcttttaaagaaaacaatatataacTCATAAGAGTATAAGAGAATCCAGTGATTAGGAATTTAAGAGACCCTATACAAGAGACTAACATTTGTTGCTTTTACATGCCTTCCTACCACCCCCATTATATACTCAATGCTTGCACACACAAcccaaaagttgtttttcttcttagaaaGTTGCTTTGAAATTCTATCCATTGGAAAACTGATAATGTATCCGCAATGGTTGAGACctttttgatatttgaaaatgattaaGATTGTGTCTCAAGAGTCCTTTCATaagcttctttttccttcttctagtTTTATTTGTCCTGATCAATTCAAAATTTGCAGAACTACCAGACAACACTGACCTTCAGCTCTTAACATAAATGTCCTTGACCTATCTTCTCCAGGGGGGAAAGCAGAGGGTCAAGGATGCCATTGTTTAGGGAGTGTGAATAATCCCTCACTCTAATGGTGAATCTCAGGTTCCCTTTGTGCCTGTGAAAGAGTAACCACTCCAAGCTTTTAACAGCTTGGTTAAATTCCCATAGGGATTCAAAAATATCCCTAGCACTTCTAggaattttctctccctctccagcgAAGaaaatttttccccctttcctagaagttttaaatgtttcttccaCCCACCTCCTATTCACAGTGTGCAAAGTGAATCTAATTCATCCACTCAGGAAAAAAAGTGCAGGGTTAGAGGGCCTGTCTTCAACATGAGAAGTCTCAGAATTTTGTGCATACCACTTGTCTATTCTCTATCAAGCTAGCTTAGGAACTTCCTGTTTTACAGCCACAGACACATACCCCCTTGCAGTGCAGATAAAAGATTTTGATGCTCTGGTTGATTGTCTAAACCACAggcaaatatttctcaaaataagtgttgagcaaaggaaatgaaataaactgGTTTAATAATCATGAACAATTTGCATCTTCCTTTGCTCCCACCATCATTCCCCACCTatagattaaaaaatgttttcagaagtcATTATCTGGGGAAAAAGTTTCATTTCTTAAGACATGTACATTACATAGATCAGACAGTAAGTAAACTACCATCTTTAAATTCTGTTGCTTTTGTTCATATGTACTCTTCCTCAGACCTAGgcatctggggtgcctgggtggctagtgggttaagcatctatcttcggctcaggtcaggtcatgatctcagggtcctggaattcaGCTCcttgctggggggcggggggaagcctgcttctccctctgcctgccactatccctgcttgtgctgacagataaaaatcttagaaaaaaagaccCAAGAATCTATTTAGAATTGTGTTGACAATTACTTAAACAATGAAATTATGTATTTAACTaacttccctctttttcttaaatGACCAAAAACAAAGCCTTTACTTTTACCTACCATTGAAAAGTATTTTAACTAAGACTTATTAATAAAACCTGGAAATGAGCCAAGGAATTCATACTGAATTAAACTTAGCCCAAATGTCAGCGCTAAATTACTTGTTCAAAGTCCAAGGATTTTTTAATTACTCAAATTAATGAACTCAATTACTCCAAAATACTCATGTCTATTTACCATTTAATATTGCATTCTAATAAAATGAGCTAATGCCAAATTCCTTTATAAAGCAATTAAGAatgcaattttcatttttcatctaaCAAGATTGCTCGAATTCTATTTGTGCCAATGCCAGTAACTAAGTAACCAAGTTCAATTTGATACCAGAAATATGCTATGAATGTTGCCACCTCCTTCTCGattgtataaaataaattcaattttcttatcAAAACCTTTTAAGATTGCTCAAGTATATTCATGGTAAAACTTTGATACTGCTCATGGGAATTCAGTCAGCCTAAGAAAATGATCTCTCAATTAACTAGTCTGTaagatgtattttatgtatttgagtgaAACCCATTTTTATGCTGTACCAGGATGTACCCAAATCACCAGATGTTTGTCACTTATTTTTCCCCAATGAGACCAAGAGGTAGGCTCTCTTGCACAGATTTCAGGGAGAATAAGGCACTCTTTCCAAACACaccacattttaaactttttatttgcatattaaaaaattgtgcattccaataattaaaatcatacGAAGAAAAAAATGGCACTCTGATTAAACTGCATTGTACAGCCTGCCAGATACCTTGGACCAACTTAATGTTACTGGTCGTCCCACCCAGCTTCTTCCTTCATGAGCATACGTTATTTTCCTCCCTGCCAGCCAGACAGGCAGATGGAAAGGAGGCTTGGGGTTCCTGGTCAGTAGTTCAGATTCTCTGATGTGAAAAGGGGCAGCAGTCATTTAAACTTGATCCAACCTCTTTgcatcttacaaagttaaacagctaaaagaagtaaaataagaagGCAATGCTTGTGGAATGTACAGTGCATACTGGCGGCGCGCGCCGCACTATGATTCGCCTGCTTGCTTCTCCTGTTCAATGGCTGTGacgggaaagaaaaaaaagaaaaaagatgttggGAGCTCATTAGGCAGACTCCGCACACCCTACTGTAAAATTATTGTACTTTTCGTTTACAGTGTCTTCCCATATCATAAAAATCCGCGAAGTTATCGTCATCCCATCGCGAAAATATGgccattaaaaaacattttatcataaaatggTGTAATATTGCATATTAATATGGTATAACAAACATcccattattaaattattaaagccCTGTTTGTTGgctgcaaaaaaatttttaattaactttccAGGCCACATTCATCATAAAAACTGTCAGGTCCTCCCCCACACTCCCtcgccgcccccccacccccgtcccggTCCGGGTCCCTTCCCCGTCCGGGTCCTTCTCCCGGcctctcccatcctccctcccgCCCAGCCTTTACTCAAGGGCGCGCGCGGAGGGTGGGGGCGCTTACTTTCTTTTGAAGGTAGTGGATTTTTCTCTTgagtttctgtcttcttcaatttcgaCTTATCGAATTTCTCAATCTCAGCCATATCGGGTTTGTCAGACATGGTTGCAGAGGAAGCTGCTTATACAAAGCCAAGAGGGAGAGTGAGATCGAGCGAGCGACCCACCCTTGTCTCTTCGGGCTCAGAAATGCGCTTCTGCCCTCGCATCCCTTGCCTGaaaccccacctctgcctccttccGCTTTCATTCAACGCTACAGCTCTTCCTCTTTCTACACAGAAAAAGAACCCCTCTTCATTATTTCCAAATGCGGGGGGCCAAACTGGGAAGATCGCCCTCCCATTAGGAGGCGAATCTTCTGAATGATGAAACTGACCAGCGTGGGCTGTCAGTTACAgtgtttgaaaattaaaatatggctAGAAGAGTGAGGCCATGGGGGCGGGAATGGTAGGATCGagtaaaaattctcaaaatgaaGCCGAGACTGCACAGTGCTTCCATTTTTCATGAGTCTCCCCCAAAGATGTTGCCCCGTGctgcttttcttctctgctcACAAAGGCGGCAGCTGCAGCCTGCGCCCCCGACCACCGCCCTACTGCTTCCTCACTCGCGC contains the following coding sequences:
- the LOC118355939 gene encoding thymosin beta-4: MSDKPDMAEIEKFDKSKLKKTETQEKNPLPSKETIEQEKQAGES